The Chryseobacterium sp. JV274 sequence TGAGTTATTGGACTGGTACTCTAAATTATTCGTATCAAAAATCTTCCCGACTTCCAATACTCTATAGGTAAAGTTTTTTACATCACCCAGTTTAAAAGTCTGCGAAAAGTTAGAACGGAATTTTAAATCCTTAGCCAACGTAATCTCAGCATATGGATTGATCAAGATCTCATGCGTAGGATTTCTGATACTGATCCTTTTAAGATAAGCTACCGGATTGATCATATCTCCGTAACCTCCTGCCACATCAATTGGTAATCCGGAAAAAGCTCCGCTTGGTGTGTATACCGGAACATTCGGTGGATAGTACATTGCAGCCACTAAAGCTCCCGTATAACCACTTTTTGTATCTGCTGTATTGCCGTCAGAGTAATTATAATACATATTTTCTCCAATCGTCAGCCAATCTTTTACTTTATGTTCAGAATTGACTCTGAAATTATATCGTTTTGCCTGCGTATTCAGTAAGATTCCTTCCAGATTTCTATGGTTCATTCCCACAAAATATCTGGATTTCTCACTTCCTCCGCTTAGGTTAACATTGTATTCCTGAATAGTTCCTGTTCTGAAAATTTCTTTCATCCAGTCTGTTCTGGTAATTCTTCCGTCCGGATATTGGTTAGGATTAAAAGCAATGGGTAAACTTCCCAGTTTCCCGGCATTTTCATATGCTTTGTACATTACATCCTGAAATTCCGCTGCATTCAGAGACTCTTTTAGCCTCCATGCCTGGTTCACTCCATATTTTACATCAAAATCTACGGTAAGATTTCCTTTTTTCCCCTTTTTAGTGGTGATCAGGATAACCCCTCCGGAAGATCTTGCTCCATAAATGGCTGCAGAAGCATCTTTAAGTACAGAAATATCCTGTATATCATTTGGGTTAATAGAGGGTGTTCCATTAAAAACTACTCCGTCTACTACATAAAGAGGAGTTTCTCCATTGATTCCTCCCAGACCACGAATATTTACTTTAGGTGAGCCGTTAGGATCTCCACCTTCGTTCACTACAGTTACTCCGGGAGCTTTACCCTGAAGAACCTCTCCTACACCAGACAAAGATCTGGAAGTAAGCTTATCCAGCGAAGCCTCCGAAACAGCGCCGGAAACTTTACTTTTTTTCTGTGTTCCGTATCCTACAACAACAATCTCGTCGATGGATTTTTCTTTTAAGCTGTCTTTTTTCTGAGCGAGGAACATCGGTGAAGCTGATATTGCACCAATAAGTAATACCCTTCCCGTTAAATACGTTACTGAGACAGGGATTTTAAATACATTCATGATCTCCTTTTTGATTAGGTGCAAAATTAGATCAGTCCGCTCCCCCGCCCCATTAAGGTTTCCTTATGTTTTTATTAATAAATTTTAGCTTTTTTAAGACACCACCTACCACACGTTGTAAGTAAAACATTGTATATCAATTATATAAGTAATTAAAAGTAATCATTTCTCTGATATTGCATGCAGAATTGAGATTAAGTTTGTCTTAAGTTTATTATGAACTGATAGCAATAGATCAGTAAATCATTAAAATTATTTCAGGAATAATAAATAACTGAGTTCATTTTTCTTTTTTTACATTTGCTGAAAATAGATTTTACTTTTGAACACAGACCTTTAAAAACGTCTCACTGGCATCAGAAGAAAAATAAAAACAATAAAATCAGACAAATTCAATGACCATCATTATTACAGGAACCTCATCAGGGATCGGGTTTGCATTGGCCGAATATTTTGGTAAAAAAGGGCATAAAGTATACGGATTAAGCAGAAAGCATACAGAAAGTGAGTATTTCAGATCTATACCCACTGATGTTACCGATAACACAGCCGTTCAGAATGCTATCGCTGAGGTTTTAAAAACAGAATCCAGAATTGATGTTCTGATCAATAATGCTGGAATGGGAATGGTAGGAGCAGTAGAAGATTCTACGAAAGAAGATATTTTAAAATTGTTCAGCCTAAATCTTGCCGGACCTGTACAGATGATGAGCGCTGTTCTTCCGAAAATGCGTGAACACAAATTTGGGAAGATCATCAATGTTTCCAGCATCGGAAGTGAGATGGGTCTGCCTTTCCGCGGATTTTATTCGGCTTCAAAATCTGCGCTGGATAAAGTAACGGAAGCGATGAGGTATGAAGTTTATCCTTGGAATATTGAAGTATGTTCACTGCATTTGGGAGATATCAAAACCAATATTGCAGACAACAGAGTTATTGCACAAGTTTCCCAACCTTATAAAAATGTTTTTGATAAAGTATATGCTCTGATGAACTCTCATGTGAACGATGGAACTGAACCTTTGGAAGTTGCAGAATACATTGAAAAACTTTTAGCAAAAAATAAGTGGAAAGCTCATTATTATTTTGGTAAATTCGGGCAGAAAATCGGGGTTCCTTTGAAATGGATTCTTCCACAGGGAACTTATGAGAATTTAATGAAAAAATATAATAAACTGGATAAAAATTAGTTGATTGATAGGGCGCATAGTTATTCTGAACAGAATGCGATGCAGTGAAGAATCTTTTGTACTGAAGATTTCTCAATCCTCTTCACATTCAGAAGCTGATAAATTGAAATTACTTTTAAAAATATTTTTTGTGCTGTTCTGCGTTTTTACACAAGCGCAGAAAAAGCAGTATTGGCTGATTGATACAGAAACCAATGTCAGGAAAAAAGTAAAAGATTCTACTTCCGCAGTAAAGTTTCTGGATTCATTAGCTCAGAATAATTATTTCTTTACCAAACTTAAGGATGTAAAAGTAAAGGGTGACAGCACTGAAATTTTCTTTGACAAAGGCAAGAATTTCAATGAAACCTATGTAAACCTCACTGATTCTCTTGTTCAGAAGCTAAAGATTCAGAAAGATTTTTTCACTAAAAACTTAGATTCCACCAAGAAAAGCATCAACAAAACTTATATTGATGACGGATATTCTTTCAGCAGAATCAAATCCAAATATAAGGGACAGAAAAACGGCTACCCCATCGTAGAACTTGACATTAACAAGAACGATAAAAGAACGATCAATAATTTTGTCGTAAAAGGATATGAAAAAGTTCCTAAAAGATTCATCAAAAATCTTGAAAAGGAATTTAAAGGCAAAAACTACGATGATAAAAATCTTTTGGCCATCAATAAAACATTTCAGAGCCATCCTTTTCTGACTCTTGAACGGCAGCCGCAAACTTTATTTACAAAAGACTCTACAAGTATTTACCTGTTCCTGGAAAAGAAAAAGACCAATACTTTTGACGGAGTAATCGGTTTCGGGAATGACAAAACCTCCAAGTTTACGTTAAACGGAACCATGAATGTAAATTTCAGGAATATGTTCAACGGTTTTGAAACCGTCAATTTATACTGGCAGAGAAACCCGGATAGAGGGCAGACTTTTGATCTTCAGGTGGATATCCCATATCTGTTCAAATCGAATGTCGGGATGAATGCAAAAGTGAATATCTATCGCCAGGATTCTACATTTGCCAATGTAAAATTCCTGCCTGCCTTCTATTACCATATCAACAACCGTAACAAAATAGGTTTAAGGGCAACTTTGGAATCCTCTACCATTATTGACACGCTGTATGTGCAGGGGAAAGATTATAACAAAAAGGGACTCGGAGTATGGTTTGAAATGACAGAGCCTACTGATATTGACCTTTTCCTTTATAAGACAAGGATCAATGCTGGTTACGATTTTTTAACAACCACCTATTCTAAAGACAATATCAAAGCCAACCAAAACCAGTTTTATTTCTTTGGAGAACACAATTACCATATCTCCGGAAACCACTTCCTGAACATTAAGGGAGAAGGTGCCATGATGGATTCTAAAGTAGAGTTCACCACCAACGAATTATACCGTTTCGGGGGCTGGAACTCCATGCGGGGATTCAATGAAAAATCACTGGCAGCCGATTTCTACTATTATGGAAGTCTGGAATACCGGTATCTGATTGGCAGTCAGGCATTCTTCGACATCTTTGGACAATATGGACAGCTTAATAATAAATCACTGAATGTAAGGCCCAAACTCTACAGTGTCGGACTCGGTTTCAATTTCTTCATTCCTATCGGTCTGATGAGCTTTCAGCTGTCTAATGGTAACGAGTTTGGAAATCCTTTTAAGTTTAATGATACCAAAATTCACTGGGGAATCCTGAGCAGGTTTTAAAAAAGAAAAGAAGAAGGAAGCTGGAGGATAGAAGTTATCGGAGTCTTGGTTTCGCAATTTATTTCTTTCATAAGACCGAAGTTTTTTCAAAATTTATTACTAAGGATTGCAAGAAGTTGACAACACCACAGTAACTTCCAGCCTCGCTCTTCCAGCTTCCTACCTTATAGTAATACTTATAGAATAAAACAAAAATTCCCATACAAAGGATATTTTTCATTTTACCTTTCTATTAACTCTTCATGTTAAAAAATATTAAATCGTATTTTTATTTTAATACATCATTAAAGTACAGGTAACAGTGCTCCGCTAAATTTGCCTTCAAAAAAAATGAAGAAGACTCTAGCTACTTTTGCCGTTTTTTTACTTCCTCTATATTTTTCCGCACAGGAAATCAATATTTCCGGAAATGTAAAATCAGAAAACGGCTCTAGTGTTTCCGGTGTAAACATCACTGATAAAAATACAGGAAAGACTGCCACTACAGATGAAAATGGTAATTTTACCATTTCTGCAAACCCGAAAGACATTCTTGAGTTTTTTGCTCCTGATTTTTCTGTTTATACCGTTGAGGTTTCTTCAAAAAAACAGTATTCTGTTGTCTTAAAAAAGCCAAACGAAAAGCAGATTGAAGGGGTTGTCATCACCGCATTAGGTATTGCCAAGAAGAAAGAAAAAATCGGTTATTCTACTCAGGAAGTGGGAACCAAACAGTTTGAAACCATTACAACACCGAGTATTGGTAATTTATTCTCAGGACAGGTTGCCGGTCTGAGTGTTTCCAATCCGACAGGAATGCAGCAGGCACCACAATTTACCTTGAGAGGAAATTCCAATGTAGTTTTTGTGATTGACGGAGTAATTGTAGAAAAGGAAGTTTTTCAGAATTTAGATCCAAACAATATTGAGAATATCAATGTACTGAAAGGTGCCACTGCTTCTGCACTGTATGGTTCCAGAGGCCGTTACGGAGCTGTTTTAATAACAACAAAAACAGCTAAGAAGAAAGGATTCTCTGTAGAGTTTTCTCAGAACACCATGATTACGGCAGGATTTACCAATCTTCCAAAAACCCAAACGGAATACGGAAACGGATCTCATGGAAAGTACGAATTCTGGGATGGAGCCGATGGCGGGGTGAATGACGGGGATATGATCTGGGGACCAAAATTCGTTCCTGGTTTACAAATTGCCCAATGGAACAGCCCGATCAGAGATAAAGTAACAGGACAGGTAATTCCATGGTATGGAGCAGTGACAGGAACTCAATATGATAATAAATCAAGGTATGAAAGAGTTCCCATTGACTGGAAATACCACGATAACTTAAGCACATTCTTAAAGCCTGCGGTTATCAACAACAATAATTTCGCCATAAGCTATAGAAATAATAAAGATATCTACAGGTTTTCAGGAAACTTCATGAACTACGATGACAGAGTTCCGAATTCTTATCTTCAAAAATATGGGCTCAACTTTTCGTCTGAAAACCATTTGGGGGATAAATTAATCTTTAATACGAAATTCAATTTCAATCAGGCTTTTACGCCTAATGTCCCTAACTACGATTACAACCCAAGCGGACATATGTATACCATTCTGATCTGGATGGGAGGCGACGTAGATGGAAAGGCACTGAAAAATCATATGTGGATTCCCGGACAAGAAGGAAGAGCACAGGCCAACTGGAACTATGCATGGTACAACAACCCATGGTTCGGCGCTGAGTATTATAAAAATCAGAACAGAACGAATATCATCAATGCTCAGACAGGATTAGAATATAAGGCTACTCAGGATCTTTCAGTAAAAGGGAAAGTATCCCTCGTGGAAAACCACAGCAAAACGGAAATACTAAGTCCTTATTCTTATTTCAATTACAGTGCGCCAAGAAGTGGAGGATATATTCTGAAAGATAATAAAACATGGAATCTTAACTATGATGTTCTGGCTACTTACAAGAAAAAGATATCTGAAAACTTTGATTTCACAATCAATGCAGGAGGTTCAGCTTTTTATTTCAAAAACAATAACAATGAAAGATCTACGGACGGATTGATAACTCCTGAAGTATACACATTTGAAAACTCTATCGGAGCGCTTAAAAATTATACCTATCTGAAGGAAAAGTTGATTTATAGTGCTTATTCAACGATTGATATCGGATTGTACAATGCTTTCTTCATCAATATTTCAGGACGTAATGACTGGTCTTCTACCCTTCCTAAGGCCAACAGATCTTACTTCTACCCTTCTGCATCCATCAGTGCTGTTATTTCAAACCTGGTAAAATTACCTGAGTCTATCAATATGTTGAAGCTTTCTGCTTCATGGGCTAAAGTGGCGTATGATTTCCAGCCTTATTCCATCAGAAATTATTATCTGAATAATGAGGGAATTACATTCAACGGAAATCCTACTTCTTATTATCCTACCACGCTGAATGTAGAAAACTCTCTGAAACCTGAACAGACAAAATCTTATGAGCTAGGATTAAGTGCCGGCTTCCTGAACAACAGGATTACTTTAGATGCTACTTATTTCAGAACATTAGATTATAATAACATTCTTGAATTCCCGGCTGCTGAATCATCAGGTTTCACTTCACAATATGTAAACGGAAATGAATATACTACGAAAGGATTTGAAGTTTCGTTAGGTTTAGTTCCCATAAAAACCTCTGATTTCACCTGGAAAACCTTGATCAACTGGAGTACATATGAGCAAAAGCTTACTTCCATTTATGATAATATGCCGAACTACAAAAATATTAAGTTAGGCGAAAGAATGGACAGTTATTATGACTATACATGGCAAAAGTCTCCGGACGGAAAAGTAATTCTTGATGTCAATTCAGGAATGCCGACAAGAGCCAATACCCCAAGTAACCTTGGACATTTCAATCCGGACTGGACTTTTGGTTTCAACAACACGTTTAAATACAAAAAATTCTCTTTAAATATAGGAATTGATGGAAGCATCGGAGGTGTGATGAGGTCGCAGGTTGTTGAGAAGATGTGGTGGGGAGGAAAACATCCTAATTCTGTAGCGTACAGAGATCTTGAATATGCCAATCCGGGAACATATTATTTTGTGCCGGATGGAGTTAATTACAATCCTGCTACCGGTCTTTATACTCCACACACAAAAGCTATCAGTTTCCAGGACTGGGCACAGAATTATCCATACCAGGCAAGGGTAACGCAGGATGAAAGTGAAGAGTTTGCCAACGTTTTTGACAGAACTTTCATCAAGCTGAGATCTGTAGTATTGGAGTATGATTTTTCTTCGCTGCTTAATCCGAAAGGGATGGTGAAAGGTTTCACTGCCAATATTTCTGCCTACAACTTAGCCATGTGGAAAAAATCGAAGAACCTTTACTCCGATCCGGATTTCCAGATAAGATCAGGTAGAAGTGGAGATATCGCTAATGATATCCAGGATCCGTCCAGCAGATGGTTCGGAATCGGATTTAATCTTAAGTTTTAACTAAAAAGTACGTCAAGACAATGAAAAATAATATAAACAATATAAAAGGGCAAAAGGGTAAAACGGCAAAGTGGCTGATGAGGTCTCTATTTGCGGCAGGACTTCTGACACTGGCTTCATGCGAAACCAGCCTTGATACGATCAATGAGAACCCTAATGACCAGGCAAGCATTGATCCGAAAAACCTTCTTACTTACGTTGAAAAATATACATTTCAGGTAAATGGTGAGAATATGTATGCGTCAAGAATGATGATTGGTACTGATGGTGAGAATTCATACCAGTATATGAAATGGAATGATGCTTCTTTTGAAGTTTACACAAAAGGCCTCTTGAATACAGGAAAAATGATGCAGGAAGCAGAAAAGAGAGGAAATAAAAATTATCTGGCAATCGGAAAATTTTTGAGAGCTTATCATTTCTTCAATATCAGCTTAAAAGTAGGAAGCGCTCCCTATTCTGAAGCTGCTAAGGG is a genomic window containing:
- a CDS encoding SDR family oxidoreductase gives rise to the protein MTIIITGTSSGIGFALAEYFGKKGHKVYGLSRKHTESEYFRSIPTDVTDNTAVQNAIAEVLKTESRIDVLINNAGMGMVGAVEDSTKEDILKLFSLNLAGPVQMMSAVLPKMREHKFGKIINVSSIGSEMGLPFRGFYSASKSALDKVTEAMRYEVYPWNIEVCSLHLGDIKTNIADNRVIAQVSQPYKNVFDKVYALMNSHVNDGTEPLEVAEYIEKLLAKNKWKAHYYFGKFGQKIGVPLKWILPQGTYENLMKKYNKLDKN
- a CDS encoding SusC/RagA family TonB-linked outer membrane protein, with product MKKTLATFAVFLLPLYFSAQEINISGNVKSENGSSVSGVNITDKNTGKTATTDENGNFTISANPKDILEFFAPDFSVYTVEVSSKKQYSVVLKKPNEKQIEGVVITALGIAKKKEKIGYSTQEVGTKQFETITTPSIGNLFSGQVAGLSVSNPTGMQQAPQFTLRGNSNVVFVIDGVIVEKEVFQNLDPNNIENINVLKGATASALYGSRGRYGAVLITTKTAKKKGFSVEFSQNTMITAGFTNLPKTQTEYGNGSHGKYEFWDGADGGVNDGDMIWGPKFVPGLQIAQWNSPIRDKVTGQVIPWYGAVTGTQYDNKSRYERVPIDWKYHDNLSTFLKPAVINNNNFAISYRNNKDIYRFSGNFMNYDDRVPNSYLQKYGLNFSSENHLGDKLIFNTKFNFNQAFTPNVPNYDYNPSGHMYTILIWMGGDVDGKALKNHMWIPGQEGRAQANWNYAWYNNPWFGAEYYKNQNRTNIINAQTGLEYKATQDLSVKGKVSLVENHSKTEILSPYSYFNYSAPRSGGYILKDNKTWNLNYDVLATYKKKISENFDFTINAGGSAFYFKNNNNERSTDGLITPEVYTFENSIGALKNYTYLKEKLIYSAYSTIDIGLYNAFFINISGRNDWSSTLPKANRSYFYPSASISAVISNLVKLPESINMLKLSASWAKVAYDFQPYSIRNYYLNNEGITFNGNPTSYYPTTLNVENSLKPEQTKSYELGLSAGFLNNRITLDATYFRTLDYNNILEFPAAESSGFTSQYVNGNEYTTKGFEVSLGLVPIKTSDFTWKTLINWSTYEQKLTSIYDNMPNYKNIKLGERMDSYYDYTWQKSPDGKVILDVNSGMPTRANTPSNLGHFNPDWTFGFNNTFKYKKFSLNIGIDGSIGGVMRSQVVEKMWWGGKHPNSVAYRDLEYANPGTYYFVPDGVNYNPATGLYTPHTKAISFQDWAQNYPYQARVTQDESEEFANVFDRTFIKLRSVVLEYDFSSLLNPKGMVKGFTANISAYNLAMWKKSKNLYSDPDFQIRSGRSGDIANDIQDPSSRWFGIGFNLKF